A genomic window from Microbacterium sp. H1-D42 includes:
- a CDS encoding TetR/AcrR family transcriptional regulator, giving the protein MSATEDSPPDWRDFSGDPLSPLLRSATQTFVARGYHGTTTRMLAAAAGMSVPGLYHHFASKQALIVAIMDAAMIELRERSLGALTEAGDDAGAQLDLHIECLALFHAHRRELALLASTELRSLDPTERDHHIAARDAQERMLVDILQRGVDQGVFTVDDARQLARALATMSTGISQWYSPAGPLTPADIAASYIAYARRLTS; this is encoded by the coding sequence ATGAGTGCGACCGAGGACAGCCCGCCCGACTGGCGCGACTTCAGTGGCGACCCGCTTTCGCCGCTGCTGCGCTCGGCCACGCAGACCTTCGTCGCCCGCGGCTACCACGGCACGACGACGCGCATGCTCGCTGCGGCTGCGGGGATGTCGGTGCCGGGGCTCTACCACCACTTCGCGTCGAAGCAGGCGCTGATCGTCGCCATCATGGATGCCGCGATGATCGAGCTGAGAGAGCGCAGCCTGGGCGCGCTGACCGAGGCAGGCGACGACGCCGGCGCCCAGCTCGATCTGCACATCGAGTGCCTCGCGCTGTTCCACGCGCACCGCCGGGAGCTCGCGCTGCTGGCATCCACTGAACTGCGCAGTCTCGACCCGACCGAACGCGACCATCACATCGCGGCGCGCGACGCGCAGGAGCGGATGCTGGTCGACATCCTGCAGCGCGGCGTCGATCAGGGCGTGTTCACCGTCGACGACGCACGGCAGCTCGCCCGCGCGCTGGCGACGATGAGCACAGGCATCTCGCAGTGGTACTCCCCCGCCGGCCCGCTCACGCCTGCCGACATCGCGGCGAGCTACATCGCATACGCGCGCCGGCTCACAT
- a CDS encoding SDR family oxidoreductase yields the protein MTDNDVDALRLTGRTALVTGASRGIGLAVAHRLVAEGARVCLTARREEGLVDAAAGFPEGSVIHVAGKSDDPAHRAETLDRIETEFGGLDILVNNAGINPLYGPLIDLDLGGARKLVEVNVLGTLAWTQEVYHRAGLDFVGRRGTIVNVASVTGYTPSEGIGMYGVTKAAIIHLTRTLAVELGPDIRVNAVAPAVVKTQFARALYEGKEDGVAAAYPLGRLGVPEDIAGAVAYFASADAAWVTGQTLTLDGGLLAAGGAA from the coding sequence ATGACCGACAACGACGTCGACGCCCTTCGCCTCACCGGACGCACAGCCCTGGTCACCGGCGCGAGCCGCGGGATCGGACTCGCCGTCGCGCACCGTCTCGTAGCCGAGGGCGCGCGCGTATGCCTCACCGCCCGCCGAGAGGAGGGACTGGTGGATGCTGCCGCGGGCTTCCCAGAGGGATCGGTCATCCACGTCGCAGGCAAGAGCGACGACCCCGCGCACCGCGCGGAGACGCTGGACCGGATCGAGACGGAGTTCGGCGGTCTCGACATCCTGGTCAACAACGCCGGAATCAACCCGCTCTACGGGCCGCTGATCGACCTCGACCTCGGCGGGGCGCGCAAGCTCGTCGAGGTGAACGTGCTCGGAACGCTCGCCTGGACCCAGGAGGTCTATCACCGTGCGGGCCTCGACTTCGTCGGCCGTCGTGGCACGATCGTCAACGTCGCCTCGGTGACCGGCTACACGCCGTCCGAGGGCATCGGCATGTACGGGGTGACGAAAGCCGCGATCATCCATCTCACCCGCACGCTCGCCGTCGAACTCGGACCCGACATCCGCGTCAACGCCGTCGCGCCCGCGGTGGTGAAGACCCAATTCGCCCGCGCGCTGTACGAGGGCAAGGAGGACGGGGTCGCCGCAGCCTATCCGCTGGGCAGACTCGGCGTGCCCGAGGATATCGCCGGAGCCGTCGCCTACTTCGCCTCGGCCGACGCTGCGTGGGTCACGGGGCAGACGCTGACCCTTGACGGCGGACTTCTCGCCGCAGGAGGTGCGGCGTGA
- a CDS encoding acyl-CoA dehydrogenase family protein: MSALPAEVEELRLRTRAFIRDVVIPAEPAPGERLTEEKRRALVAAAKDAGVFAPLVSPEFGGHGLPIEHWSPILQEAGYSPIGPAVLGCMAPDEGNMHMLGLIATDAQKQRYLAPLAAGEVRSCFAMTEPHPGAGSDPAALLTAATRVDGGWVINGHKRFISGAEVAAFAIAMARTEAIDGHPAGATMLLVEMDNPGIRIGEQIHATDRVIAGGHPHVHFEDCFVADDAVLGAPGEGFRYAQVRLGPARLTHCMRWLGLARRSVDLALDRANSREIFGARIAELGIAQEMLAQSVIDIETSDAIIAKTAALLESDPRAGAAMSSIAKVHCSEAIFRVIDRAIQLCGGDGVTDSLPLVSYMNEVRPFRIYDGSNETHKWAISRRAASRRRKDVDAGAPRLDDVS, translated from the coding sequence GTGAGTGCGCTGCCTGCCGAGGTGGAAGAGCTGCGGCTGCGCACCCGCGCGTTCATCCGCGACGTGGTCATCCCTGCCGAGCCCGCGCCGGGAGAGCGGCTGACTGAGGAGAAGCGGCGCGCGCTGGTCGCCGCCGCGAAGGATGCCGGCGTCTTCGCGCCGCTGGTATCGCCGGAGTTCGGCGGACACGGGCTGCCGATCGAGCACTGGTCGCCGATTCTGCAGGAGGCCGGCTACTCGCCGATCGGTCCGGCGGTGCTCGGCTGCATGGCGCCAGATGAGGGCAACATGCACATGCTCGGCCTGATCGCCACGGATGCCCAGAAGCAGCGCTACCTCGCGCCGCTCGCTGCCGGCGAGGTGCGATCCTGCTTCGCGATGACCGAACCGCACCCCGGTGCGGGCTCCGACCCGGCGGCGCTGCTCACCGCGGCCACACGCGTCGACGGCGGGTGGGTGATCAACGGGCACAAGAGATTCATCAGCGGAGCCGAGGTCGCAGCCTTCGCGATCGCGATGGCGCGCACCGAGGCCATCGATGGGCACCCCGCTGGCGCGACGATGCTGCTTGTCGAGATGGACAATCCGGGCATCCGCATCGGAGAGCAGATCCACGCCACCGACCGGGTGATCGCCGGCGGGCATCCGCACGTGCACTTCGAGGACTGCTTCGTCGCCGACGATGCCGTCCTCGGCGCGCCAGGCGAGGGTTTCCGCTATGCGCAGGTGCGCCTCGGGCCCGCCCGCCTCACGCACTGCATGCGCTGGCTGGGACTGGCACGGCGCTCGGTCGATCTGGCGCTCGACCGAGCGAACTCCCGCGAGATCTTCGGAGCGCGCATCGCCGAACTCGGCATCGCGCAGGAGATGCTCGCGCAGTCGGTGATCGACATCGAGACCTCGGATGCCATCATCGCCAAGACGGCGGCGCTGCTGGAATCCGATCCGCGAGCGGGAGCTGCGATGTCATCCATCGCGAAGGTGCACTGCTCTGAGGCGATCTTCCGCGTGATCGACCGTGCGATCCAGCTGTGCGGCGGAGACGGCGTCACCGACAGCCTGCCGCTGGTGTCGTACATGAACGAAGTGCGCCCGTTCCGCATCTACGACGGCTCGAACGAGACGCACAAGTGGGCGATCTCGCGTCGCGCAGCCTCGCGACGTCGCAAGGACGTCGATGCGGGTGCTCCCCGGCTCGACGACGTGTCGTGA